AGGAGGCTTACGACCGGCGTCTTCTCCGAGACCGGGAGGAGGTCCCGGTAGCGCTCCATGAGGGGAAGCCGCATGGCCCCATGCTCCGGCCTTAAGGCCTCGCCGTCAAGGGAGGAAAAGGCCCCGGGTCTCCAGGACGAAGCCGGGAAGCTCGGGGTCTAAGGGCACCCGTTCCGGCCCCTGGTGGCCCTCCACCCCTTCCGGGCGGAAGGCCTCCACCCGGTGGAGGTAAGGGTCCAGGAGGACCACGAGGGGCACCCCGTTCGCCAGATACCAGGCCGCCTTCTGCCGGAGCTCCTCGAGGCCCTGGCTTCTGGAGCGCACCTCAAACACCGCGTCCGGGGCCAGGGGAGGAAACCCTTCCCGCGCCTCTTGGGAGAGGGCCTGCCACCTCTCGCCCAGGAGGAAAGCGGCGTCCGGAGCGAGGACCGAGCCGTCGGGGAGTTTGAACCCCGTGGAGGCGTCAAAGACCACCCCCAGGCCCCGCGCCTCGTTCCAGCGGTAAAGCTGGCCAAGGACGGCGGCGCTCATCCGCCCGCTTTCCCCGCCCGTGAGGGACACGGCTAGCCTCCCGTCGGCCAGGCGCTCAAACTGCCAGCCCGGGTTGCTCTCGGAAAGGAGGCGGAGCTCCTCATCGCTCACGGGGCGCAGGAGGTCCAGAAGGGGCACGCCCTCATTCTACCCCCGGCCAGGGGCTTCCCTCCTCCAAAGGGGGCCTTGCCCGGGGGGCGGGGAGGTGCCCCGGGGCCCCGGAGAGGAAGCGGAGGAGGTCAGCGAAAAGCCCGCTCGCCGTGGCCCCGCCCCCCGCCCCGGGCCCCGTGACGAAGGCCTCCCCCAAAGGCCTGGCCCTGACCCAGAGGGCGTTGCCCCGGGCCCTCGCCAAGGGGTGGTCCTGGGGAAGGCGCCTTGGGGCCACCACCGCCCGCCACCTCCCCCCTTCCCCGAAGAGGCTCGCCACGAGGCGCACCCTCTCCCCCCGGGCCTCGGCCTCCTTCAGGGCCTTTGGGGTGAGGCGGGCGATGCCTTGGGCCTCCACCCCGGCGAAGGGGAAGCCGGGGTCCACGAGGAGCCGGGCGAGGAGGGTGAGCTTGTGGGCGGCGTCTATCCCCTCCACGTCCAAGGTGGGGTCGGCCTCGGCGTAGCCCAGGCGCTGGGCCTCGGCCAAAGCCTCGGCGTAGGTCCGGCCCTTCTCCATCTCCTGGAGGATGTAGAGGGTGGTGCCGTTCAGGATGCCGTGGAGCTCCAAGGGCTCGCTTCCCCTCAGGGTCTCCAGGAAGGAGAGGGCGGGGGTGCCCGCCATGACGCTGGCCTCGCAGTAGATGAGCCCTTCCTCGGCGAAGGGCCTTAAGGACTCCCAGGCCTCGGCGAGGAGGGCCTTGTTGGCGGTGATGAGGGGGATGCCGGCCTCGAGGGCGGGGAGGACGAGCCTAAGGGGGGCCTCCACCCCCCCCATGGCCTCCACCACCAAGTCGGCCTCCAGGAGGTCAAAGGGCTCGGCGCGAAGGAGTTCCTTAGGGATGGCCCTGGGCTTCTTCGGGTCCCGCACCAAGACGCCCAGGAAGCGGGGGACGACCCCGAAAGCGGAAAGCTCTTCCGCCCGCTCCAACACGAGGTTGTAGAAGGCGCTCCCCACGGTGCCGCCCCCCAAGAGGGCGATCTTTAAGGCCTCCATGTGGGGGATTATACCCCTTGCGCTTTGTTAGCTAAGCTTGCTAAGCTAAGTCCGTGAAGGCCTTCACCGTGCACCAGGCCAAGACCCACCTCTCCCGCCTCCTGAAGGCCGTGGAGGAGGGGGAGGAGGTGGTGATCCTGAGGGGCAAAACCCCTGTGGCCAGGCTCGTCCCCTACCGCAAGGGGAAGCGCCCCCTGGGGTTTGTCCCGGGGAGGCTACCCGAGAGCTTCTTTGAACCCCTTCCCGAGGAGGAGCTCGCCCTGTGGGAAGGCGCTACCTCCTAGACACCCACGTCCTCATCTGGGCCCTCACGGAACCCGAGCGGCTGAGCCCCAGGGTCCGGTCCCTTTTGGAGGACCCCGACACCCCCCTTCTCGTCTCCTCGGCCAGCGCCTGGGAGATGGCCACCAAGCACCGCCTCGGGAAGCTTTCCGGCGCCGAGGCGGTCTTGGAGGGCCTGGAAGGCCACCTCTCCCGCCTGGGGGCCGAGGAGCTTCCCATAAGGCTCGCCCACGCCCTCCTGGCGGGAAGGCTTCCCGGGGAGCACCGGGACCCCTTTGACCGCATCCTGGCCGCCCAGAGCCTGGTGGAAGGCCTCGTCCTCCTCACCACCGACCGCGCCTTCCACACCTTCGGCGTGGAGACCCTGTGGTGAAGGACCTCCTGGAGGAACGGGCGCGGGCGCTCGGCCTCCTCTTCGCCTGGGCCCCCCTGGACCTGCCCCCAAAGGCCGAGGCCCGCCACCGGGCCTGGCTGGAGGCGGGCCGCCACGGGGGGATGGCCTACCTGGAGTCCCCGGAGCGCTTCCACCCTAAAAGGCGCTTCCCCTGGGCAAAAAGCGCCCTCCTCCTCTTCGCCCCCTACGCCTACCCCGACCCCGGGACCCCCCCTGGGGGCCTCCGGGTGGGCCGGGTCGCCCGCTACGCCTGGGCGCGGGACTACCACCTGGTCCTGGGGGAGGCGCTCAAGGCCCTGGAGGAGGTGGCGAGGGGCCTCGGCCTCGAGGCCAAGGGCTACGTGGACCACGGGCCCCTGCCCGAGCGCACCCTCGCCGCCCTCTCCGGGGCGGGCTGGATCGGGAAAAGCGGCTACTTCCTCTCCCAGGCCTTTGGGGTCCACGCCTTTATCGGCGTCCTCCTCACCTCCCTGGAGGTGGAGCCCGCCCCCCTCCACCCTAGCCGCTGCGGCCGCTGCGCCCGCTGCCTTATGGCCTGCCCCACGGAAGCCCTCCTCGGGGACGGCACCCTGGACGCCAGGCGGTGCGTGAGCTACCTGACCATTGAGCACAAGGGCTTTATCCCCCCCTCCCTCTGGCCGGGGATTGGGGAGTGGCTTTTCGGCTGCGACCTCTGCGGGGAGGCCTGCCCCTGGGAGCGGTTCGGCAAAGTCTGGAAGGCCTTAAGGCCCGAGCCCGAGCTCGCCCACCCGGACCTTCTGGACTTCTTCCGCCTCTCGGGGCGGGCCTTCGGGAGGAAGTACGCGGGCACCGCCTTCCTCCGGGCGGGAAGGCCCCGCCTGGCCCGGAACGCCCTCATCGTCCTCTTCAACCTGGGCCTGGGGGAGGCCCTCTTCCTGGAAGCGGCCAAGGACCCGAGCCCCCTGGTGCGGCGCACCGCCCTCCACGCCCTCTTCCGGGCCGGGAGGGGGGTGGAGGGGTTTTTGCAGGACCCCGAGCCCGCGGTGCGGGCCGAGGCGTTAGCCCTGCTGGGGGAAGCGCCCGGTGCGGTAGACCTTCTCCAAGATGGGAGGAAGCCCCCAGGCCCGGAGGTCAAAGAGGAGGGGGCCTAGGTCGTAGGCCACTTTAAGGAAGCGGGTCTCGAGGGTCTCTGTGTCCAGCACCATGACGTCCGCCCCGTGCTCCCCGGTGAGGCTTAGGCCCACGCTCCCGGGGTCGGCCACGAGGCCCGCCCCCACCCGCCTGGCCAGGGGCAGGTGCCGCCCCCCAAGGAGGAGAACCTCCGCCCCGTAGCGCTCCAGGAGGGCGAGGAACGCCTTGGCCTCCCCCAGGAGGTCGGGCCGGGCCTCGGGGTCCCCCGGCATCCCGTGAAAGGCCACGAGGCGCCTCCCCCCGTAGGCCCTGCGGTGGGAGAGCCTGAGGCTGCGGAGGTAGGCGAGCTCCTTCTCCCCAAGCTGCGCCCGCGTCCACTCCAGGGTGGCCTTCCCCACCCCCTCGGGCAGGGGCTCGGGGAGGGGGTAGGCCACCCTTAGGTCCCAGGCCCCGGCGATGGCGGCAAGCCCTTCCTCCCAGATCCGGTGGATCACCTGCCTAGGGTGGGGCCCGTAGCCCACCAGGTCCCCGAGGACCAGGACCTCGTCCACCCCCTCGG
This region of Thermus thermophilus genomic DNA includes:
- a CDS encoding homoserine dehydrogenase is translated as MEALKIALLGGGTVGSAFYNLVLERAEELSAFGVVPRFLGVLVRDPKKPRAIPKELLRAEPFDLLEADLVVEAMGGVEAPLRLVLPALEAGIPLITANKALLAEAWESLRPFAEEGLIYCEASVMAGTPALSFLETLRGSEPLELHGILNGTTLYILQEMEKGRTYAEALAEAQRLGYAEADPTLDVEGIDAAHKLTLLARLLVDPGFPFAGVEAQGIARLTPKALKEAEARGERVRLVASLFGEGGRWRAVVAPRRLPQDHPLARARGNALWVRARPLGEAFVTGPGAGGGATASGLFADLLRFLSGAPGHLPAPRARPPLEEGSPWPGVE
- the queG gene encoding tRNA epoxyqueuosine(34) reductase QueG, with the translated sequence MVKDLLEERARALGLLFAWAPLDLPPKAEARHRAWLEAGRHGGMAYLESPERFHPKRRFPWAKSALLLFAPYAYPDPGTPPGGLRVGRVARYAWARDYHLVLGEALKALEEVARGLGLEAKGYVDHGPLPERTLAALSGAGWIGKSGYFLSQAFGVHAFIGVLLTSLEVEPAPLHPSRCGRCARCLMACPTEALLGDGTLDARRCVSYLTIEHKGFIPPSLWPGIGEWLFGCDLCGEACPWERFGKVWKALRPEPELAHPDLLDFFRLSGRAFGRKYAGTAFLRAGRPRLARNALIVLFNLGLGEALFLEAAKDPSPLVRRTALHALFRAGRGVEGFLQDPEPAVRAEALALLGEAPGAVDLLQDGRKPPGPEVKEEGA
- a CDS encoding type II toxin-antitoxin system Phd/YefM family antitoxin, encoding MKAFTVHQAKTHLSRLLKAVEEGEEVVILRGKTPVARLVPYRKGKRPLGFVPGRLPESFFEPLPEEELALWEGATS
- a CDS encoding Uma2 family endonuclease gives rise to the protein MPLLDLLRPVSDEELRLLSESNPGWQFERLADGRLAVSLTGGESGRMSAAVLGQLYRWNEARGLGVVFDASTGFKLPDGSVLAPDAAFLLGERWQALSQEAREGFPPLAPDAVFEVRSRSQGLEELRQKAAWYLANGVPLVVLLDPYLHRVEAFRPEGVEGHQGPERVPLDPELPGFVLETRGLFLP
- a CDS encoding metallophosphoesterase family protein, whose product is MRLGVLSDIHANLPALEAALEALRAEGVDEVLVLGDLVGYGPHPRQVIHRIWEEGLAAIAGAWDLRVAYPLPEPLPEGVGKATLEWTRAQLGEKELAYLRSLRLSHRRAYGGRRLVAFHGMPGDPEARPDLLGEAKAFLALLERYGAEVLLLGGRHLPLARRVGAGLVADPGSVGLSLTGEHGADVMVLDTETLETRFLKVAYDLGPLLFDLRAWGLPPILEKVYRTGRFPQQG
- a CDS encoding type II toxin-antitoxin system VapC family toxin codes for the protein MGRRYLLDTHVLIWALTEPERLSPRVRSLLEDPDTPLLVSSASAWEMATKHRLGKLSGAEAVLEGLEGHLSRLGAEELPIRLAHALLAGRLPGEHRDPFDRILAAQSLVEGLVLLTTDRAFHTFGVETLW